The Hymenobacter sp. DG01 genome has a segment encoding these proteins:
- a CDS encoding MarC family protein, whose product MFSFKEIASVTLTLFAIIDILGSIPIIIQIRQREGKIESEKATLVAGLLMVAFLFLGQSILSLFGVDFQSFALAGAIIIFLIGMEMILGVELFKHNPLASTGSIVPLAFPLIVGAGTMTTLLSLRAAYQLPNVLAGVLVNLVFVYLVLKSSAWIERKLGKAGEDILRRVFGVILLAIAIKLFKSNF is encoded by the coding sequence ATGTTCAGCTTCAAGGAAATTGCCTCCGTCACGCTCACGCTTTTTGCCATCATTGATATTCTGGGCTCCATCCCGATTATCATCCAGATCCGGCAGCGCGAGGGCAAGATTGAGTCGGAGAAAGCAACCCTGGTGGCGGGGCTGCTGATGGTGGCCTTTCTGTTTCTGGGCCAGAGCATCCTTTCTCTCTTCGGGGTTGATTTTCAGTCTTTTGCCTTGGCTGGCGCCATTATCATCTTTCTTATTGGCATGGAGATGATTCTGGGGGTGGAGCTGTTCAAGCACAACCCGCTGGCCTCCACGGGCTCCATTGTGCCCCTGGCGTTTCCGCTGATTGTAGGCGCCGGCACCATGACAACGCTGCTCTCCCTGCGGGCGGCCTATCAGCTGCCCAATGTGCTGGCCGGTGTGCTCGTGAACCTGGTGTTTGTGTATCTGGTGCTGAAAAGCTCGGCCTGGATTGAGCGCAAGCTGGGCAAGGCCGGCGAGGATATTCTGCGCCGCGTGTTCGGCGTCATTCTGCTGGCCATTGCCATCAAACTGTTTAAAAGTAATTTTTAA
- the rnhA gene encoding ribonuclease HI has product MIHLFTDGSSRGNPGPGGYGALLRFGQHEKELTQGFRLTTNNRMELLAVIVGLEAINRPELPITVVTDSRYVVDAVEKRWVFGWANKPDFGKKANEDLWRRFLKVYKQRTVQFRWVRGHNGHPENERCDQLAVWSATQGKLLIDEGYELIEAKRG; this is encoded by the coding sequence TTGATTCATTTATTTACCGACGGCTCCTCGCGGGGCAACCCAGGGCCGGGCGGCTACGGGGCGCTGCTGCGCTTCGGGCAGCACGAGAAAGAGCTGACCCAAGGCTTCCGCCTGACTACCAACAACCGTATGGAGCTGCTGGCCGTGATTGTAGGCCTGGAAGCCATTAACCGCCCCGAGCTGCCCATTACCGTGGTTACCGACTCGCGCTACGTGGTGGATGCGGTAGAGAAGCGGTGGGTATTTGGGTGGGCCAACAAGCCCGATTTCGGCAAGAAAGCCAACGAAGACCTCTGGCGCCGCTTCCTGAAGGTGTATAAGCAGCGCACCGTGCAGTTTCGCTGGGTACGCGGCCACAACGGCCACCCCGAAAACGAGCGGTGCGACCAGCTGGCCGTGTGGAGTGCTACCCAGGGCAAGCTGCTGATTGACGAAGG